From the genome of Halorussus caseinilyticus, one region includes:
- a CDS encoding alpha/beta fold hydrolase — protein MQRVTHHGRTTAYRAADRGGEGSPLLAVHGSGGTHEVWKSQLGRLASRRPVVALDLSGHGDSEDFEADPGWETISAYADDVLAVADETDADVLVGNSLGGAIALHVAIERDHDFEALVLAGTGAKLPVLDDLRGWLESDFERAVEFLHGPDRLFHDADSRYVQLSTETMRAVGQRVTRRDFETCHVFDVRDRLGDVGVPTLALVGEYDHLTPPEYHEQLAEAVPDGRYREVLGAAHLAMLEEPEGFNAAIVDFLDETGV, from the coding sequence ATGCAACGGGTCACGCACCACGGACGGACCACGGCCTATCGAGCCGCCGACCGCGGCGGCGAGGGGTCACCACTACTCGCGGTCCACGGGTCGGGCGGCACGCACGAAGTCTGGAAGTCCCAACTCGGCCGACTGGCGAGTCGGCGGCCGGTCGTCGCACTCGACCTGAGCGGGCACGGTGACTCCGAGGACTTCGAGGCCGACCCCGGTTGGGAGACTATCTCGGCCTACGCCGACGACGTGTTGGCGGTCGCCGACGAGACGGACGCGGACGTGCTGGTCGGCAACTCGCTCGGCGGCGCGATTGCGCTCCACGTCGCCATCGAACGCGACCACGACTTCGAGGCCCTCGTCCTCGCGGGAACGGGCGCGAAACTTCCCGTACTGGACGACCTCCGGGGATGGCTCGAATCGGACTTCGAGCGCGCGGTCGAGTTCCTCCACGGCCCGGACCGCCTCTTTCACGACGCCGACTCGCGGTACGTCCAACTCTCGACCGAGACGATGCGGGCGGTCGGCCAGCGCGTCACTCGCCGGGACTTCGAGACCTGCCACGTCTTCGACGTTCGGGACCGACTCGGCGACGTTGGCGTGCCGACGCTCGCTCTCGTCGGCGAATACGACCACCTGACGCCGCCGGAGTACCACGAGCAGTTGGCCGAGGCGGTTCCCGACGGACGCTACCGGGAGGTCCTCGGCGCGGCCCACCTCGCCATGCTGGAGGAACCGGAGGGGTTCAACGCCGCAATCGTGGACTTTCTGGACGAGACGGGCGTCTGA
- a CDS encoding CDC48 family AAA ATPase — protein MKLTVKPLKQKDAGRGLAAIDRQSMHDLGVENGDYIVIEGKNQGRAVARVWPGYPEDEGRGVVRIDGQLRQEASVGIDDKVTIEKADVKPANSVTIALPQNLQIRGDITPHVRDKLSGQAITQGQNVPFGFGLMGMGSGQSIPLKVASTDPEGTVVVTDSTNINISERAAEEIAQGGAGGEGTPSVTYEDIGGLESELEQVREMIELPMRHPELFSRLGIDPPKGVLLHGPPGTGKTLMAKAVANEIDAHFQTISGPEIMSKYYGESEEKLREVFEEAEQNAPAIIFIDELDSIAPKREEAGGDVERRVVAQLLSLMDGLESRGEVTVIAATNRVDAVDQALRRPGRFDREIEIGVPDREGRLEIMQVHTRGMPLADGVDLEEYADNTHGFVGADLENLAKEGAMNALRRIRPEIDLESEEIPADVLESLKVTEKDFKEALKGIEPSALREVFVEVPDVTWQDVGGLEDTKERLRETIQWPLDYPEVFEALDMQAAKGVLMYGPPGTGKTLMAKAVANESDSNFISIKGPELLSKWVGESEKGVREVFSKARENAPTVVFFDEIDSIATERGSGQGGGSQVSERVVSQLLTELDGLEELEDVVVIATSNRPDLIDSALLRPGRLDRHVHVPVPDEDARRAIFEVHTRNKPVADDVDLNWLAGETGGYVGADIEAVTREASMAASREFIQSVDPEEIGESVGNVRIGKEHFEQALDEVTPSVTEETKERYEEIEEQFDTAEPETGEDQLGRTFQ, from the coding sequence ATGAAGCTAACTGTCAAGCCGTTGAAACAGAAGGACGCCGGTCGCGGACTGGCCGCCATCGACCGCCAGTCGATGCACGACCTCGGCGTCGAAAACGGCGACTACATCGTCATCGAGGGGAAGAATCAGGGTCGGGCAGTCGCTCGCGTCTGGCCGGGCTACCCCGAAGACGAGGGCCGGGGGGTCGTCCGCATCGACGGACAACTGCGACAGGAGGCGAGCGTCGGAATCGACGACAAAGTTACCATCGAGAAGGCCGACGTGAAGCCCGCGAACTCCGTCACCATCGCGCTCCCGCAGAACCTCCAGATTCGGGGCGACATCACCCCGCACGTCCGGGACAAACTCAGCGGACAGGCCATCACGCAGGGCCAGAACGTCCCGTTCGGATTCGGGTTGATGGGGATGGGTTCGGGTCAGTCCATCCCGCTGAAGGTCGCCAGCACCGACCCCGAGGGAACGGTGGTCGTGACCGACTCGACCAACATCAACATCAGCGAACGCGCCGCCGAGGAAATCGCGCAGGGCGGCGCTGGCGGCGAGGGCACGCCCAGCGTGACCTACGAGGACATCGGCGGACTCGAAAGCGAACTCGAACAGGTTCGGGAGATGATAGAGTTGCCGATGCGCCACCCCGAACTGTTCAGTCGTCTCGGCATCGACCCGCCGAAGGGCGTCCTGCTCCACGGCCCGCCGGGGACCGGCAAGACCCTGATGGCGAAGGCCGTCGCCAACGAAATCGACGCCCACTTCCAGACCATCTCGGGTCCCGAAATCATGTCGAAGTACTACGGGGAGTCCGAGGAGAAACTCCGTGAGGTGTTCGAGGAGGCCGAGCAGAACGCTCCGGCAATCATCTTCATCGACGAGTTGGACTCCATCGCGCCCAAGCGCGAGGAGGCCGGTGGTGACGTGGAACGCCGCGTCGTCGCGCAACTCCTCTCGCTGATGGACGGTCTCGAATCCCGCGGCGAGGTCACGGTCATCGCGGCGACCAACCGCGTGGACGCCGTGGACCAAGCCCTGCGTCGGCCGGGACGGTTCGACCGCGAAATCGAAATCGGCGTGCCGGACCGCGAGGGCCGCCTCGAAATCATGCAGGTCCACACCCGCGGGATGCCCCTCGCGGACGGCGTGGACTTAGAGGAGTACGCCGACAACACCCACGGCTTCGTCGGCGCTGACCTCGAAAATCTGGCGAAAGAGGGCGCGATGAACGCCCTCCGGCGTATCCGGCCCGAAATCGACCTCGAATCCGAGGAGATTCCGGCCGACGTGCTGGAGTCGCTGAAAGTCACCGAGAAGGACTTCAAAGAGGCGCTGAAGGGCATCGAACCCTCGGCGCTCCGCGAGGTGTTCGTGGAAGTCCCCGACGTGACGTGGCAGGATGTCGGCGGACTCGAAGACACCAAAGAGCGCCTCCGGGAGACCATCCAGTGGCCGCTTGACTACCCCGAGGTGTTCGAGGCCCTCGACATGCAGGCCGCCAAGGGCGTGCTGATGTACGGCCCGCCGGGGACCGGCAAGACCCTGATGGCGAAGGCCGTCGCCAACGAGAGCGACAGCAACTTCATCTCGATTAAGGGGCCGGAACTCCTGTCGAAGTGGGTCGGCGAGTCCGAGAAGGGCGTCCGCGAGGTGTTCAGCAAGGCCCGCGAGAACGCCCCGACGGTGGTGTTCTTCGACGAGATAGACTCCATCGCCACCGAACGCGGGAGCGGACAGGGCGGCGGGTCGCAGGTCAGCGAACGGGTCGTCTCCCAACTGCTGACCGAACTCGACGGTCTGGAAGAACTCGAAGATGTCGTGGTCATCGCCACCTCGAACCGGCCCGACCTCATCGACTCGGCGCTCCTGCGCCCCGGTCGGTTGGACCGCCACGTCCACGTGCCGGTGCCCGACGAGGACGCCCGCCGCGCAATCTTCGAGGTCCACACCCGGAACAAGCCGGTCGCCGACGACGTTGACCTCAACTGGTTGGCGGGCGAGACTGGAGGCTACGTCGGCGCGGACATCGAAGCAGTCACCCGCGAAGCGTCGATGGCGGCCTCTCGGGAGTTCATCCAGAGCGTGGACCCCGAGGAAATCGGCGAGAGCGTCGGTAACGTCCGCATCGGCAAGGAACACTTCGAGCAAGCACTCGACGAAGTGACGCCCAGCGTCACCGAGGAGACCAAGGAACGCTACGAGGAAATCGAAGAGCAGTTCGACACGGCCGAACCCGAGACCGGCGAGGACCAACTGGGTCGGACCTTCCAATGA
- a CDS encoding DUF5822 domain-containing protein, whose protein sequence is MPEPVETHDPEGVDYGWVMQTTFVVTIVAGAPLVALVALAVGVSLPTWGARVSFAVRVGALVWFVVAVGVFLYAKRNQE, encoded by the coding sequence GTGCCCGAACCAGTCGAGACTCACGACCCCGAGGGCGTCGATTACGGGTGGGTGATGCAGACCACCTTCGTCGTCACCATCGTCGCCGGTGCGCCCCTCGTCGCCCTCGTCGCGTTGGCCGTGGGCGTCTCGCTCCCGACGTGGGGGGCGCGGGTGTCGTTCGCCGTCCGTGTGGGGGCGCTGGTGTGGTTCGTCGTGGCCGTGGGCGTGTTTCTGTACGCCAAGCGGAATCAGGAGTAA
- a CDS encoding DUF7127 family protein, translating into MSLKHIADRDDVFARRYVYDDEEVLVADLGVGNDATVDVLDDAAIVVFEDDDEARQIELQLPESGAEAFITNGVLTIEVGL; encoded by the coding sequence ATGTCACTGAAACACATCGCCGACCGCGACGACGTGTTCGCCCGCCGATACGTCTACGACGACGAGGAGGTCCTCGTGGCCGACCTCGGCGTCGGAAACGACGCTACCGTGGACGTTCTGGACGACGCCGCCATCGTCGTCTTCGAGGACGACGACGAGGCGCGCCAAATCGAACTCCAACTGCCCGAAAGCGGGGCGGAAGCGTTTATCACCAACGGCGTCCTCACTATCGAGGTGGGACTATGA
- the priS gene encoding DNA primase small subunit PriS yields the protein MEERTLRYLRGRFRDHYRGTDLTPPPDPEAREWGYIPWTHGATRMVRHQSLLELGEIGDFLRRERPRHVYFSAGRYDDPGEDDMDAKGWRDSDLVFDIDADHLSGVDPQRDGYGEMLAAGKAEVLNLLDLLEDDFGFSELTLVFSGGRGYHVHVRDEGVRELGRDERREIVDYVRGEGIELDAIQRTEMGGTATRRVLKKDGGWGRRVHRELLSLADELLELDEEDALERLKEFDRIGDGRAKTILGAVSEDYEKLESGNIERGGPGIRQLAKVTTQQVVADQSAAIDEPVTTDLRRLIRLPGSLHGGTGLAVTRIPREEVADFDPLVDPVSETFVGHDVTVEVTEPGPVELGGESFRLSAGDVSLPEHVAVFLMARGRAEKGKETTER from the coding sequence ATGGAAGAGCGCACCCTACGCTACCTCCGTGGTCGGTTCCGCGACCACTACCGGGGGACGGACCTCACCCCGCCGCCGGACCCGGAGGCGCGCGAGTGGGGATACATCCCGTGGACCCACGGCGCGACCCGGATGGTCCGCCACCAGTCCCTGCTGGAACTCGGCGAAATCGGGGACTTCCTCCGGCGCGAGCGCCCGCGCCACGTCTACTTCTCGGCCGGGCGCTACGACGACCCCGGCGAGGACGACATGGACGCGAAGGGGTGGCGCGACTCCGATTTGGTCTTCGACATCGACGCCGACCACCTCTCGGGCGTGGACCCACAGCGAGACGGCTACGGCGAGATGCTCGCGGCGGGCAAAGCCGAAGTGCTGAACCTGCTGGACCTGCTCGAAGACGACTTCGGCTTCTCGGAGTTGACGTTGGTCTTCTCGGGCGGGCGGGGCTACCACGTCCACGTCCGCGACGAGGGCGTCCGGGAACTCGGGCGGGACGAGCGCCGGGAAATCGTGGACTACGTTCGCGGCGAGGGCATCGAACTCGACGCCATCCAGCGCACCGAGATGGGCGGCACCGCGACCCGACGGGTCCTCAAGAAGGACGGCGGGTGGGGTCGGCGGGTCCACCGGGAACTCCTCTCGCTGGCCGACGAACTGCTCGAACTGGACGAAGAGGACGCCCTCGAACGCCTCAAGGAGTTCGACCGCATCGGCGACGGCCGGGCCAAGACCATCCTCGGAGCGGTGTCGGAGGACTACGAGAAGTTGGAGAGCGGCAACATCGAACGCGGCGGGCCGGGCATCCGACAGTTGGCGAAGGTGACGACCCAACAGGTCGTCGCCGACCAGTCGGCGGCAATCGACGAACCCGTCACCACCGACCTCCGGCGACTCATCCGCCTGCCGGGGAGTCTCCACGGCGGCACCGGACTCGCGGTCACGCGCATCCCGCGCGAGGAGGTGGCCGACTTCGACCCGCTGGTAGACCCGGTGTCCGAGACGTTCGTCGGCCACGACGTGACCGTCGAAGTGACCGAACCGGGACCGGTGGAACTCGGCGGCGAAAGCTTTAGGCTCTCGGCCGGCGACGTATCGCTTCCCGAACACGTGGCCGTGTTCCTGATGGCGCGCGGCCGGGCCGAAAAAGGAAAAGAGACGACCGAGAGATGA
- a CDS encoding HAD family hydrolase, with amino-acid sequence MTRDDASEVEAVVYDLDGTLVRLAVDWEDVERRLTELLEREGVNADPLSAWSLLDAAEDAGVGDEADELVAAAEREGARASERLPLADELLAREIPVGVCSLNHERAVRIALDAHELAESVESVVGRGTVPERKPHPRALLAAVEQLGVEPERVLFVGDSASDEETAERAGTKFERVE; translated from the coding sequence GTGACCCGAGACGACGCGAGCGAAGTCGAGGCGGTCGTCTACGACTTGGACGGCACGCTGGTCCGCCTCGCCGTGGACTGGGAGGACGTGGAGCGACGACTGACCGAGTTGCTGGAGCGAGAGGGCGTGAACGCCGACCCGCTGAGCGCGTGGTCGTTGCTGGACGCCGCCGAGGACGCGGGAGTCGGCGACGAGGCCGACGAACTCGTCGCCGCGGCCGAGCGCGAGGGTGCCCGCGCGTCCGAGCGCCTGCCGCTGGCCGACGAACTCCTCGCTCGGGAGATTCCGGTGGGTGTCTGCTCGCTCAACCACGAGAGAGCGGTCCGCATCGCGCTCGACGCCCACGAACTCGCTGAGAGCGTCGAGAGCGTGGTCGGCCGGGGCACCGTCCCCGAGCGCAAACCGCACCCCCGCGCCCTGCTCGCGGCCGTCGAGCAGTTGGGCGTCGAACCCGAGCGCGTCCTGTTCGTCGGCGACTCGGCGAGCGACGAGGAGACCGCCGAGCGCGCCGGGACGAAGTTCGAGCGGGTCGAGTGA
- a CDS encoding acyl-CoA dehydrogenase family protein, whose translation MNLSDEQRAIRDVVREFAVEEIRPTAAECDEDQTFPEEVWDGLADLEVTGMTVPEEYGGLDVDRLTYSLVNEEVAYGMLSVATALSVHSLATSCIAEFGDEDQKERWLPDMTEGRPVGAFALSEPQAGSNPAEMTTEARREGDEYVIDGKKQWITNGQRAGVVVLFAKTDREDPRSVTQFVVPKDADGLEVGKKEDKLGLRASDTTSLIFDDVRIPAENRLTEEGKGLSAAFHILTGGRIGIASQSVGLAQSALDEAVAYAQDREQFDKPIADIQTIRHKLADMKTQLEAARLLTRDAARREDRGENVEMAASMAKYFASEAAVDVTNEAVQIHGGYGYTTDFDVERLYRDSKITTIYEGTSEIQKKVIARKLLE comes from the coding sequence ATGAACCTCTCCGACGAGCAACGGGCCATCCGCGACGTGGTACGGGAGTTCGCAGTCGAGGAGATACGCCCGACCGCGGCCGAGTGCGACGAAGACCAGACGTTCCCCGAGGAAGTGTGGGATGGACTCGCCGACCTCGAAGTCACCGGCATGACCGTCCCCGAGGAGTACGGCGGACTCGACGTGGACCGACTCACCTACAGTCTGGTCAACGAGGAAGTCGCCTACGGGATGCTCTCGGTGGCGACTGCCCTCTCGGTCCACAGCCTCGCCACCTCCTGCATCGCGGAGTTCGGCGACGAGGACCAGAAAGAGCGGTGGCTTCCGGACATGACCGAGGGCCGCCCCGTGGGAGCGTTCGCGCTCTCGGAACCGCAGGCCGGGTCGAACCCCGCCGAGATGACCACCGAGGCGCGCAGGGAGGGCGACGAGTACGTCATCGACGGCAAGAAGCAGTGGATAACCAACGGCCAGCGCGCGGGCGTCGTCGTCCTGTTCGCCAAGACCGACCGCGAGGACCCTCGGTCCGTGACCCAGTTCGTCGTCCCGAAGGACGCCGATGGCTTGGAGGTCGGCAAGAAGGAAGACAAGTTGGGGCTTCGCGCGAGCGACACCACCTCGCTGATTTTCGACGACGTTCGCATCCCCGCGGAGAACCGCCTCACCGAGGAAGGGAAGGGTCTCTCGGCGGCGTTCCACATCCTGACCGGCGGGCGCATCGGCATCGCCAGCCAGTCGGTCGGACTGGCCCAGTCCGCGCTCGACGAGGCCGTCGCGTACGCACAGGACCGCGAGCAGTTCGACAAGCCCATCGCCGACATCCAGACCATCCGGCACAAGTTGGCCGACATGAAGACCCAACTGGAGGCCGCCCGCTTGCTGACGCGGGACGCCGCACGCCGCGAGGACCGCGGCGAGAACGTCGAGATGGCCGCGAGCATGGCGAAGTACTTCGCGAGCGAGGCCGCGGTGGACGTGACCAACGAGGCGGTCCAGATTCACGGCGGCTACGGCTACACCACCGACTTCGACGTGGAACGTCTCTACCGGGACTCGAAGATTACGACCATCTACGAGGGCACCTCCGAGATTCAGAAGAAGGTTATCGCCCGAAAGCTGTTGGAGTAG
- a CDS encoding GNAT family N-acetyltransferase gives MSVNVDTETARPGDDSYVGAAWELKERIRQTEDVLKQRKGFFTDAYRRSTVYLLVSHEGDDEHLMGFAAVRRDGYILFLAVAPEFRGEGVGKRLVGRVAENHDSVTCHARASNENALGFYEHLGFEVERHIQNYYEDGGDAYYLKLGGGGGLTEKISDFMRG, from the coding sequence GTGAGCGTCAACGTCGATACAGAAACCGCTCGCCCCGGCGACGACAGTTACGTCGGGGCGGCGTGGGAACTCAAAGAGCGCATCCGACAGACGGAGGATGTCCTGAAACAGCGGAAGGGCTTTTTCACCGACGCCTACCGACGCTCGACCGTCTACCTCCTCGTGAGTCACGAGGGCGACGACGAACATCTGATGGGGTTCGCCGCGGTCCGACGCGACGGCTACATTCTCTTTCTCGCCGTCGCACCCGAGTTCCGCGGAGAAGGCGTCGGCAAGCGCCTCGTTGGACGAGTCGCGGAGAACCACGACAGCGTTACCTGCCACGCCCGCGCGAGCAACGAGAACGCGCTCGGATTCTACGAACACCTCGGCTTCGAAGTCGAGCGACACATCCAGAACTACTACGAGGACGGTGGGGACGCCTACTACCTGAAACTCGGCGGCGGCGGCGGTCTCACCGAGAAAATCTCGGACTTCATGCGCGGGTGA
- the panB gene encoding 3-methyl-2-oxobutanoate hydroxymethyltransferase: MATTVQDLAEMAGDEEITMLTAYDAPTAAIVDEGGVDLVLVGDSMGNAVLGYDSTLPVTVEETRSRTAAVARATDDAMVVADMPFLSYGVDESEAIEHCGRMLKEADANAVKLESGPHTVELTERLVELGIPVMAHLGLTPQRVNQLGGYFRQGTDEESAGEMLELAKAHEEAGAFSLVLEHVPSNVAAQITDAIDIPTIGIGAGPDTDGQVLVLNDVFGMSERSPSFSEQFGDVRSEMERAVEGFREAVESGEFPAEEHSYEEAEIDDIY, encoded by the coding sequence ATGGCGACGACCGTTCAAGACCTCGCGGAGATGGCGGGAGACGAGGAGATTACGATGCTGACGGCGTACGACGCGCCGACCGCGGCAATCGTGGACGAGGGGGGCGTGGACCTCGTGCTGGTGGGCGACAGCATGGGGAACGCGGTGTTGGGTTACGACTCGACGCTCCCCGTGACCGTCGAGGAGACCCGGAGTCGGACCGCGGCGGTCGCGCGAGCGACCGACGACGCGATGGTGGTCGCGGACATGCCGTTTCTGAGCTACGGGGTAGACGAGAGCGAGGCAATCGAACACTGCGGGCGGATGCTCAAGGAGGCCGACGCCAACGCCGTGAAGTTAGAGAGCGGCCCCCACACCGTGGAGTTGACCGAGCGACTGGTGGAGTTGGGCATCCCGGTGATGGCCCACCTCGGCCTGACGCCCCAGCGAGTCAACCAACTCGGGGGCTACTTCCGGCAGGGAACCGACGAGGAGAGCGCCGGAGAGATGCTGGAACTGGCGAAGGCCCACGAGGAGGCAGGTGCCTTCTCGCTGGTGCTGGAACACGTCCCGTCGAACGTCGCGGCCCAGATTACCGACGCCATCGACATCCCGACCATCGGCATCGGCGCGGGACCGGACACCGACGGGCAGGTCCTCGTTCTGAACGACGTGTTCGGCATGAGCGAGCGGAGTCCGTCGTTCTCCGAGCAGTTCGGCGACGTGAGAAGCGAGATGGAGCGAGCGGTCGAAGGGTTCCGCGAGGCCGTCGAGTCCGGGGAGTTCCCGGCCGAGGAACACAGCTACGAGGAAGCCGAAATCGACGACATCTACTGA
- a CDS encoding amidohydrolase, with product MRAIVNGTVHTVAESGTIDGATVLVEDGEISAVGPDEEVEVPDGAEVFDAEGAHVTPGLIDAHSHAGMAEWGEPEDGDFNEVSDPVTPHVNALDGFHPRDDELKHAFQGGVTTVSARMGSANVVGGIICSMKTYGDVADRMLIREDGMKAAFGENPKRFHGDEKDRQPSTRPGVAATLRQALMDAEDYLRNRDIARENDQQFERDLGMENLARVLEDDLPLRVHAHRADDIATVFRIADEFGIENLSIEHATEGHVLAEEFVARDVPAVVGPTISSASKYELRNITFETPGILHEAGVKVAIQTDAPVLPQEHLDVCVGLAVREGLPKEVALRTVTRNPAEILGVEDRVGTVEEGTDADLVVWDGPMFELDSDARQVFVEGERVYDRERDDVDPREEYAW from the coding sequence ATGCGAGCAATCGTCAACGGAACGGTTCACACGGTGGCCGAGAGCGGGACCATCGACGGCGCTACGGTGCTGGTCGAGGACGGCGAGATTTCGGCGGTCGGACCGGACGAGGAGGTCGAAGTACCGGACGGCGCGGAAGTGTTCGACGCCGAGGGTGCCCACGTCACGCCCGGCCTAATCGACGCCCACAGCCACGCGGGGATGGCCGAGTGGGGCGAACCCGAGGACGGCGACTTCAACGAGGTGTCGGACCCGGTGACGCCCCACGTCAACGCCTTGGACGGCTTTCACCCGCGCGACGACGAGTTGAAACACGCCTTTCAGGGCGGCGTGACGACGGTTTCGGCCCGGATGGGGAGCGCGAACGTCGTCGGGGGAATCATCTGCTCGATGAAGACCTACGGCGACGTGGCCGACCGAATGCTCATCCGGGAGGACGGCATGAAGGCGGCGTTCGGCGAGAACCCAAAGCGGTTCCACGGCGACGAGAAGGACCGCCAACCCTCGACCCGGCCGGGAGTCGCCGCGACGCTCCGCCAAGCCCTGATGGACGCCGAGGACTACCTCCGCAACAGGGACATCGCCCGAGAGAACGACCAGCAGTTCGAGCGCGACTTGGGGATGGAGAACCTCGCGCGCGTCCTCGAAGACGACTTGCCCCTCCGGGTCCACGCCCACCGCGCCGACGACATCGCCACCGTGTTCCGCATCGCCGACGAGTTCGGCATCGAGAACCTCTCCATCGAACACGCCACCGAGGGCCACGTCCTCGCCGAGGAGTTCGTCGCGCGCGACGTGCCCGCCGTCGTGGGACCGACGATTTCCTCGGCCAGCAAGTACGAACTCCGCAACATCACCTTCGAGACGCCCGGCATCCTCCACGAGGCGGGCGTGAAAGTCGCCATCCAGACCGACGCGCCGGTCCTCCCACAGGAGCATCTGGACGTGTGCGTGGGTCTGGCGGTCCGCGAGGGCCTGCCGAAGGAGGTTGCGCTCCGGACGGTCACGCGCAACCCGGCGGAGATTCTGGGCGTCGAGGACCGCGTGGGCACCGTCGAGGAAGGCACCGACGCCGACCTCGTGGTGTGGGACGGCCCGATGTTCGAACTCGACTCGGACGCCCGGCAGGTGTTCGTGGAGGGCGAACGCGTCTACGACCGCGAACGCGACGACGTGGACCCGCGCGAGGAGTACGCGTGGTAG
- a CDS encoding sodium:calcium antiporter, whose translation MVTPILEYAVVAVVATAVIWKASGLLERAAENLSVYYGLPAVVQGAVVVAVGSSFPELSSAVISTWIHGEFDLGVSAIVGSAIFNLLVIPALSGILGDGVEADRTLVYKEAQFYMISVSVLVITFALAVIYNPVEGMRLGGSVTRRLALIPVGFYAVYVFTQYQDTMDHDAEAAPGDVEPLKEWAFLAVSLVLIAGAVEGLVHAALGFGEVFDTPSFVWGLTVIAAGTSLPDTLVSVRAARDDEGVTSLANVLGSNVFDLLVAVPAGILVAGTAPIDFAVAVPMMGFLTLATMVVFGFLRTELALSTGESYALLAFYGVFIVWMVLETLDVTGLVPGA comes from the coding sequence ATGGTTACGCCGATTCTGGAGTACGCGGTCGTCGCAGTGGTCGCAACCGCGGTTATCTGGAAAGCCAGCGGACTGCTCGAACGCGCGGCCGAGAATCTCTCGGTCTACTACGGTCTGCCCGCCGTCGTGCAGGGCGCAGTCGTCGTCGCGGTGGGGTCGAGTTTCCCGGAACTGTCGAGCGCGGTCATCTCGACGTGGATTCACGGCGAGTTCGACCTCGGCGTGAGCGCCATCGTCGGGTCGGCAATCTTCAACCTGCTGGTCATCCCCGCGCTGTCGGGCATCCTCGGCGACGGCGTGGAGGCCGACCGGACGCTGGTGTACAAGGAAGCCCAGTTCTACATGATTTCGGTGTCGGTGTTGGTCATCACCTTCGCGCTGGCGGTCATCTACAACCCCGTCGAGGGGATGCGACTCGGCGGGTCCGTCACCCGCCGACTCGCGCTGATTCCGGTGGGCTTCTACGCCGTCTACGTGTTCACCCAGTATCAGGACACGATGGACCACGACGCCGAGGCCGCGCCCGGCGACGTAGAACCCCTGAAGGAGTGGGCGTTTCTCGCGGTCAGCCTCGTCCTCATCGCTGGCGCAGTCGAGGGTCTGGTCCACGCGGCCCTCGGGTTCGGCGAGGTGTTCGACACGCCGAGTTTCGTCTGGGGACTGACCGTCATCGCCGCCGGAACCAGTCTCCCGGACACGCTCGTCAGCGTCCGGGCCGCCAGAGACGACGAGGGCGTGACGAGTCTCGCCAACGTCCTCGGGAGCAACGTCTTCGACCTGCTGGTGGCGGTTCCGGCGGGCATCCTCGTCGCCGGAACCGCGCCCATCGACTTCGCCGTCGCGGTCCCGATGATGGGCTTTCTGACCCTCGCCACGATGGTCGTCTTCGGCTTCCTCCGGACGGAACTTGCGCTCTCGACGGGTGAGTCATACGCTCTGCTCGCCTTCTACGGCGTCTTCATCGTCTGGATGGTCTTGGAGACGCTGGACGTGACGGGGTTGGTTCCGGGGGCCTGA